One Candidatus Eisenbacteria bacterium genomic region harbors:
- the ispH gene encoding 4-hydroxy-3-methylbut-2-enyl diphosphate reductase produces MTATPSHTLYLAGPRGFCAGVDRAIDIVEMALEVYGAPIYVRHEIVHNRHVVEALRQKGARFVDELSDVPTGSVVIFSAHGVSPRVRAEARERGLRALDATCPLVTKVHLEALKYAKEGYSIVLIGHRGHVEVEGTMGEAPESITLVESVADVEKLELPNPERVAYISQTTLSVDDVRAIVDALRRRYPAMRAPAKADICYATQNRQDAVKELARRCQVVLVVGAPSSSNANRLVEVARTLGAAAYLIEAAEDIDPDWIQGDVGITAGASSPEHVVQSCVERVKGLGDYRLESFQLLEERVMFPLPGELLAAARERGVSVGAGNERAAERAEAEFRIRHH; encoded by the coding sequence ATGACCGCCACCCCTTCGCACACGTTGTATCTGGCCGGCCCGCGGGGCTTTTGCGCCGGAGTGGACCGCGCGATCGACATCGTCGAAATGGCGCTCGAGGTCTACGGCGCGCCGATCTACGTGCGACACGAGATCGTGCACAACCGCCACGTGGTCGAAGCGCTTCGTCAAAAGGGCGCGCGCTTCGTCGACGAGCTGAGCGACGTTCCGACCGGTTCGGTGGTGATCTTCTCGGCGCATGGCGTGTCGCCGCGGGTGCGTGCCGAGGCGCGCGAACGCGGACTCCGAGCACTCGACGCGACTTGTCCGCTGGTCACCAAGGTGCATCTCGAAGCGCTCAAGTACGCGAAGGAAGGTTATTCGATCGTGCTGATCGGCCATCGCGGACACGTCGAGGTCGAAGGCACGATGGGCGAGGCACCCGAGTCGATCACGCTGGTCGAATCGGTCGCCGACGTCGAGAAGCTCGAGCTGCCGAATCCCGAGCGGGTCGCCTACATCTCGCAGACCACGCTGTCGGTCGACGACGTGCGCGCGATCGTCGATGCGCTGCGGCGCCGCTACCCGGCGATGCGCGCGCCCGCCAAGGCCGACATCTGCTACGCGACGCAGAACCGCCAGGACGCGGTCAAAGAGCTGGCGCGACGCTGCCAGGTGGTGCTGGTGGTGGGAGCGCCCTCCAGCAGCAATGCGAACCGACTGGTCGAAGTCGCACGCACACTCGGTGCCGCCGCCTACCTGATCGAAGCGGCCGAAGACATCGATCCCGACTGGATCCAGGGCGATGTCGGCATCACCGCCGGCGCCTCGTCGCCCGAGCACGTGGTGCAGTCATGCGTCGAGCGCGTGAAGGGCCTCGGGGACTATCGACTCGAGTCGTTCCAGCTGCTCGAAGAGCGCGTGATGTTCCCGCTGCCGGGCGAACTGCTGGCGGCGGCGCGCGAACGTGGCGTGAGTGTCGGGGCGGGCAACGAGCGCGCGGCCGAGCGCGCCGAGGCCGAGTTCCGCATCCGTCACCACTGA
- a CDS encoding enoyl-CoA hydratase: MSTPRDAAPTGDVPLRVIREGPVLRLTLARPPLNVLSRSLNRAIAAQVKAAAEDPGAIAIVIDGGDSRGFSAGVEVADHVPETIDPMLADFHAAIRALWAFDGVSLALIHGVALGGGLELALACDLVIATEDARLGLPEIALGCYPPVAAAVLPSRIGWATACELVLGGEPIPASRALALGLVNRVCAPAGLREAGDALLAPILTRSRAALREAKRALRDGAPDAEGSLARIERRYTSELMRLSDAGEGVAAFMEKRPPRWRHD; the protein is encoded by the coding sequence ATGAGCACGCCGCGCGATGCCGCGCCGACCGGTGATGTACCGCTGCGTGTCATCCGTGAGGGTCCGGTGCTGCGGCTGACGCTCGCGCGGCCGCCGCTCAACGTGCTGTCGCGGTCGCTCAACCGCGCGATCGCCGCGCAGGTCAAGGCGGCGGCTGAAGATCCCGGGGCGATCGCGATCGTGATCGATGGCGGCGACTCGCGCGGCTTCTCGGCCGGCGTCGAAGTCGCCGATCACGTGCCCGAGACGATCGACCCGATGCTGGCTGACTTTCACGCCGCGATCCGCGCGCTGTGGGCGTTCGATGGAGTGTCGCTCGCGCTGATTCATGGCGTGGCGCTGGGCGGTGGACTCGAGCTGGCGCTGGCCTGCGATCTGGTGATCGCGACCGAGGATGCGCGGCTCGGCCTGCCCGAGATCGCGCTGGGCTGCTATCCGCCGGTCGCCGCGGCGGTGTTGCCGTCTCGCATCGGCTGGGCCACGGCCTGCGAGCTGGTGCTGGGCGGCGAACCGATCCCGGCCTCGCGTGCGCTGGCACTCGGGCTCGTGAATCGCGTGTGCGCACCTGCGGGACTGCGGGAGGCAGGCGACGCGTTGCTCGCGCCGATCCTCACGCGCAGTCGGGCGGCGCTGCGAGAAGCCAAGCGTGCGCTGCGCGACGGAGCGCCCGACGCCGAGGGAAGCCTGGCGCGCATCGAGCGTCGCTACACGAGCGAACTCATGAGGCTCTCGGATGCCGGCGAAGGAGTGGCTGCCTTCATGGAAAAGCGGCCCCCGCGGTGGCGTCATGACTGA